The following are encoded together in the Primulina tabacum isolate GXHZ01 chromosome 18, ASM2559414v2, whole genome shotgun sequence genome:
- the LOC142532879 gene encoding NADH dehydrogenase [ubiquinone] iron-sulfur protein 6, mitochondrial, producing the protein MAAFGRKNGFTAATQLLKTLTGSSNSRSLSGIVDREVITSHTAKWMQDTSKKSPMELINEVPPIKVEDRIVACEGDDNPALGHPIEFICLDKDEPTVCKYCGLRYQQDHHH; encoded by the exons ATGGCGGCCTTCGGGAGAAAAAATGGGTTTACGGCGGCGACGCAGCTCTTGAAAACCCTAACCGGATCCTCCAATTCTCGGAGTCTCAGTGGAATCGTTGACAGGGAGGTTATCACCTCTCACACCGCAAAATGGATGCAG GACACAAGTAAGAAGTCCCCGATGGAGTTGATCAACGAAGTTCCACCTATCAAAGTAGAAGACCGAATTGTTGCATGTGAAGGAG ACGATAATCCAGCTCTTGGGCATCCAATTGAGTTCATCTGCCTTGATAAGGACGAGCCCACCGTGTGCAAATATTGTGGACTGCGCTATCAGCAAGACCATCACCACTAG